From the Oleiphilus messinensis genome, one window contains:
- the rsmH gene encoding 16S rRNA (cytosine(1402)-N(4))-methyltransferase RsmH, producing MVHRSVLLDEAVDLLVTESDGNYCDGTFGRGGHSRKILEQLSSRGHLLGIDKDPQAIAVGETLAAEDSRFHICHGSFAEIRQMVEQAQWPGLHGVLLDLGVSSPQLDQAERGFSFSQDGPLDMRMNTTQGMTAQEWVHSAPEAEIIDVLRRYGEERFAVRMAKAIVRERALQQIDTTAKLAEIVSAANPAWERGKHPATRAFQAIRIRVNNELSDLEMVLEQVADLLLPGGRMVVISFHSLEDRIVKRFMRDKAKGKALPRDLPVLESQLERNFKLVGKALKPSDQEVSENVRARSAVMRVLEKKA from the coding sequence GTGGTTCATCGCTCTGTACTATTAGATGAAGCCGTAGATCTGTTAGTAACAGAGTCTGATGGTAATTACTGTGACGGTACTTTTGGTCGTGGAGGTCATTCACGGAAAATACTCGAGCAGTTAAGTTCTCGGGGCCATTTACTTGGTATTGATAAAGACCCGCAGGCAATAGCTGTGGGTGAGACTCTGGCAGCGGAAGATTCGCGATTTCATATTTGTCATGGATCTTTTGCTGAAATCCGTCAGATGGTTGAACAGGCACAGTGGCCAGGCCTGCATGGCGTTTTGCTGGATTTAGGCGTGTCATCGCCACAGTTGGACCAGGCTGAACGAGGATTCAGCTTTTCTCAGGATGGCCCTCTGGATATGCGGATGAACACGACGCAGGGAATGACGGCTCAGGAGTGGGTGCACTCTGCCCCCGAGGCTGAAATTATCGACGTGCTTCGTCGCTATGGTGAAGAGCGGTTTGCCGTACGGATGGCCAAAGCGATTGTGCGAGAACGCGCGCTTCAACAAATTGATACCACAGCAAAGCTGGCGGAAATTGTGTCTGCAGCGAACCCGGCATGGGAGCGGGGAAAGCATCCCGCGACCCGGGCATTTCAGGCAATCAGAATCCGAGTTAACAATGAATTGTCGGACTTGGAAATGGTCTTGGAGCAGGTGGCCGATTTGTTATTGCCTGGTGGGAGAATGGTGGTTATCAGTTTTCACTCCCTTGAAGACCGCATCGTTAAGCGATTTATGCGGGATAAAGCAAAAGGTAAGGCATTGCCCAGGGATTTGCCAGTGTTGGAGAGTCAGCTTGAGCGTAACTTCAAGCTTGTCGGCAAAGCATTGAAGCCCTCTGATCAAGAGGTGAGCGAAAATGTCAGAGCCCGGAGTGCCGTCATGCGCGTACTGGAGAAGAAAGCATGA
- a CDS encoding YraN family protein, giving the protein MNNKGREYEDLACNYLKRQGLKLIARNFQRKSGEIDLIMRQDKTLVFVEVRFRRNSRFGTPLETITRSKMQKLINTAWQYLQLTNATNQAFRFDAIAIQNSAAQTPEITWIRNCIETTN; this is encoded by the coding sequence ATGAACAACAAGGGACGTGAGTATGAAGATCTTGCCTGCAACTATTTGAAGCGCCAGGGATTAAAACTGATCGCCCGAAATTTTCAACGGAAAAGTGGTGAAATAGACCTGATCATGCGGCAAGACAAGACCTTGGTCTTTGTAGAAGTCCGATTCCGGCGAAACAGCCGCTTCGGAACCCCCCTGGAAACCATTACCCGAAGCAAAATGCAAAAGCTGATAAACACGGCCTGGCAATACCTGCAGTTGACCAATGCAACAAACCAGGCATTTCGCTTTGACGCGATTGCGATACAAAATTCTGCCGCTCAAACGCCAGAAATAACCTGGATCAGGAACTGCATAGAAACAACAAACTAA
- the ftsL gene encoding cell division protein FtsL encodes MNMVLTLLQFCSERIAVGVLRGYGSGSAIWLLKPELDVVRKLKVPGLSRKADGISWWSAPTWISIVCIVAILGSAMGVIYTSHLTRKLYSELEVLQDERDAFQSEWSQLLLEQSAWSAHGRIEHIAIEEMEMRVPDQDETVIVQ; translated from the coding sequence ATGAACATGGTTCTTACTTTACTGCAGTTTTGTTCTGAGCGTATTGCTGTTGGTGTGTTACGAGGCTATGGGTCTGGATCTGCAATCTGGTTATTAAAGCCTGAACTTGATGTCGTCAGGAAGTTGAAGGTGCCAGGTTTGTCACGGAAAGCGGATGGGATCTCCTGGTGGTCAGCGCCGACGTGGATATCGATTGTCTGCATCGTTGCAATTTTGGGGTCAGCAATGGGGGTTATTTATACCTCACATTTGACCCGCAAACTGTACAGCGAATTGGAAGTGTTGCAAGACGAACGTGATGCTTTTCAATCTGAGTGGTCTCAGCTTTTGCTTGAGCAGAGCGCCTGGAGTGCTCATGGAAGAATAGAGCACATTGCGATAGAAGAAATGGAAATGAGGGTGCCAGATCAAGATGAAACGGTAATCGTACAGTAA
- the rsmI gene encoding 16S rRNA (cytidine(1402)-2'-O)-methyltransferase — MSSENCPTGSLYIVATPIGNLGDITLRAIDILKKVDFVAAEDTRHSRKLLNHLGINTALLALHEHNERERSVQLLERVVQGESAALISDAGTPLISDPGYTLVNTARNMGVNVVPIPGACALVAALSVCGLPSDRFFFEGFLPAKQTPRLKRLELLRDLDSTLIFYESPHRIEVCVEDLISIFGEDRKVSLARELTKTFETIKTASLGELKQWIAADHNQTKGEMVVLVEGVARTLDHNIVDARKLLEQLLPLLPLKKAAAVAAAQYGASKNELYDYGVSLKNDG; from the coding sequence TTGTCCAGCGAGAACTGTCCAACCGGTAGCTTGTATATTGTTGCCACGCCCATTGGCAACTTGGGGGATATTACGCTGCGTGCGATAGATATACTCAAAAAGGTGGACTTTGTTGCTGCAGAGGACACCCGGCATTCACGCAAACTGCTAAATCACCTTGGTATCAATACGGCTTTGCTGGCATTGCACGAGCATAATGAAAGAGAGCGGTCTGTCCAACTACTCGAACGTGTTGTGCAAGGTGAGTCTGCAGCACTTATTTCGGATGCGGGTACGCCATTAATATCTGATCCGGGGTACACCCTGGTGAATACCGCGCGTAATATGGGGGTGAACGTGGTGCCAATCCCCGGGGCCTGTGCATTGGTTGCTGCGTTGTCCGTATGTGGGCTGCCCTCAGACCGGTTTTTTTTCGAAGGTTTTCTGCCGGCCAAACAAACACCCCGATTGAAACGGCTGGAGCTGCTGAGAGACTTGGACTCAACACTCATATTTTACGAATCGCCCCACCGTATCGAAGTCTGTGTTGAGGATTTAATCAGTATATTCGGGGAAGACCGAAAGGTATCTCTGGCCCGAGAGCTGACCAAAACATTTGAAACAATTAAAACAGCTTCCCTCGGAGAATTGAAGCAGTGGATTGCTGCTGACCATAATCAGACCAAAGGTGAGATGGTTGTATTGGTTGAGGGTGTAGCTCGAACCCTTGACCATAACATTGTGGATGCAAGAAAACTCTTGGAACAGTTGCTTCCTTTGTTGCCATTAAAAAAAGCAGCGGCAGTTGCCGCAGCCCAGTATGGAGCAAGCAAAAACGAATTGTATGATTATGGCGTTTCCCTAAAAAATGATGGTTAG
- a CDS encoding ClpXP protease specificity-enhancing factor — protein MNPSRPYLLRALNEWILDNHLTPYVVVDAGIKGVEVPSDYVSNGQIVLNISPGAVKGLLISNDALEFSARFGGVPMQVYVPVQAVMAIYAKENGQGMVFGAEPGAPGPDGPGPASSDSTSSGAKKPSLKVVK, from the coding sequence ATGAATCCATCTAGACCTTATCTACTTCGGGCATTGAACGAATGGATATTGGACAATCATTTGACGCCCTATGTGGTTGTCGATGCCGGGATCAAAGGAGTAGAGGTTCCTTCTGATTATGTATCCAATGGTCAAATTGTCCTGAATATAAGTCCTGGTGCTGTGAAGGGGTTGCTGATTTCTAACGATGCCTTGGAGTTTAGTGCGCGTTTTGGCGGTGTCCCGATGCAGGTGTATGTGCCTGTTCAGGCTGTTATGGCGATTTATGCCAAAGAGAATGGGCAGGGGATGGTGTTTGGTGCAGAACCCGGTGCGCCTGGACCGGATGGGCCAGGCCCGGCTTCTTCCGATTCGACTTCAAGTGGTGCTAAAAAGCCAAGCTTGAAAGTTGTGAAGTGA
- a CDS encoding penicillin-binding protein activator, giving the protein MTRLIILFLACFVIISCGTTPRIKPNDNQPIQEAPNSTSLSRILERIAEANSSTDIPGLRIEAAMLLIEEQRYDEANQQLAQIEFGAVSGNEQSRYILLGLKLAIATENATLARSILELDNEQLFAQRPLPERNEVNQLRIQALELTGQFLRAAQYQSQTAGMLDEQQYWINHEQLWNNLRKVDIKELEQTTAPAQIDSNEWQGWVDLAKTLKQSPYSLDQQIESISLWQNRWANHPAAQKLPEELELLQAAELNRPRKIVLALPLSGPLAAAGQAVREGFMAAYYEDLVRKSHNTEIIIHDTAQEESFIDQYLSISVQAPDLIIGPLKKASVEALARMNALPVPTLALNYVGPVSPATDPDGPPPAQNSAETTQFNQPEQAQPTYQSPFTPLNLYQFGLAIEDEITQTLDLIAEQGKHNIVALCPDTTWGWRACEEIEKNWNARNGRLIEKTYFDPNQENTKLIESLFKVDESKARYRALRQVIGWDLENTARRRADIDAIVLISKPQHARRLNPLFAFFYAGDIPVYSTSSINDGNINPNKDSDLNGIVFTETPWSLNNSPIKQQMHELLPDLSNRFDRLFALGADAYLLAPRLTVMQRFPDSKVSGYTGQLKITSDLIIQRSLNWAMFRNGKVQEAKLQ; this is encoded by the coding sequence ATGACCAGGTTAATTATTCTATTTCTTGCCTGTTTCGTTATCATCAGTTGCGGAACAACGCCTCGAATTAAGCCGAACGACAACCAACCGATTCAAGAAGCCCCTAACTCAACTTCACTCTCCAGAATCCTGGAACGCATCGCTGAAGCAAATTCCTCGACAGATATTCCGGGGCTCAGAATCGAAGCAGCCATGCTCCTTATAGAAGAGCAAAGATACGACGAAGCAAACCAACAACTTGCACAAATTGAATTTGGTGCCGTGTCAGGGAATGAGCAATCAAGATATATTTTATTGGGCCTGAAACTCGCGATAGCGACTGAAAACGCGACATTGGCCCGCAGCATACTCGAACTGGACAATGAACAGCTCTTTGCACAACGACCATTGCCAGAAAGAAATGAGGTGAACCAGCTGAGAATACAGGCATTGGAACTCACGGGCCAGTTTTTGCGAGCAGCACAATACCAAAGCCAAACTGCAGGTATGCTGGACGAGCAGCAATACTGGATCAATCACGAACAACTCTGGAATAACCTGAGAAAAGTTGATATCAAGGAACTCGAACAAACCACCGCACCAGCACAAATTGATTCAAATGAGTGGCAAGGATGGGTCGACCTCGCAAAAACATTAAAACAATCTCCCTATAGCCTGGATCAACAAATCGAGTCAATTTCCCTGTGGCAAAACCGATGGGCAAATCACCCTGCAGCCCAAAAGTTACCGGAAGAACTCGAACTATTGCAAGCCGCGGAACTCAACCGCCCAAGAAAAATTGTTCTGGCTCTCCCTTTGTCTGGCCCACTTGCTGCAGCAGGACAGGCAGTGCGAGAGGGATTCATGGCCGCGTATTATGAAGACCTGGTTAGAAAGTCCCACAATACCGAAATCATTATTCACGATACCGCCCAAGAAGAAAGCTTTATTGATCAATACCTATCGATTTCGGTACAAGCGCCGGACTTGATCATCGGCCCATTGAAAAAAGCGTCAGTTGAAGCATTGGCCCGCATGAACGCATTACCTGTACCAACCCTCGCCCTGAATTACGTCGGCCCAGTATCCCCTGCGACAGATCCTGATGGCCCGCCTCCTGCACAAAACAGCGCGGAAACAACTCAATTCAACCAACCCGAGCAAGCACAACCAACATATCAGTCACCATTTACGCCTTTGAACCTTTACCAGTTTGGGCTTGCAATCGAAGATGAAATTACCCAAACCTTGGATTTGATCGCGGAACAGGGCAAACACAATATCGTTGCACTATGCCCTGATACCACTTGGGGGTGGCGGGCATGCGAAGAAATTGAGAAAAACTGGAACGCCAGGAATGGACGACTCATCGAAAAAACATACTTTGACCCAAATCAGGAGAATACCAAGCTTATTGAATCCTTATTCAAGGTTGATGAAAGCAAAGCTCGTTACCGTGCCCTACGCCAAGTCATTGGTTGGGATTTGGAAAATACTGCTCGCCGTAGAGCGGATATCGATGCAATCGTACTCATTTCCAAACCACAGCATGCAAGGAGACTTAACCCTCTGTTCGCCTTCTTCTATGCAGGCGATATCCCCGTCTATTCAACATCCAGCATCAATGACGGCAATATCAATCCAAATAAAGACAGCGACCTGAATGGCATCGTATTTACCGAGACCCCATGGTCTCTAAACAACAGCCCGATAAAGCAACAGATGCACGAACTACTACCCGATTTGAGCAATCGCTTTGACAGACTCTTTGCACTCGGGGCAGATGCTTATCTTCTCGCCCCCAGACTGACAGTGATGCAGCGCTTTCCAGATTCGAAGGTTTCTGGCTACACCGGCCAACTCAAGATCACATCAGATCTAATCATTCAACGGTCACTGAACTGGGCAATGTTCAGAAATGGTAAAGTACAGGAAGCAAAACTACAGTAA
- a CDS encoding glutathione S-transferase N-terminal domain-containing protein produces MGVVTKRSSMTFFSDGKSHYSHRVRIVLAEKGVAVEIIDVDPDNKPSELSDINPYNELPTLVDRDLVLYEPNVMMEYLDERFPHPPLLPVYPVARAQSRLLMHRIQKDWLVLADRIELGAPGEDLDKLRSELSESLVAAAPIFQEKPFFMSEEFTIVDCCVAPLLWRLPVLGIELPEKSSKALTKYMDRLFARESFKASLSEAEQEMRG; encoded by the coding sequence ATGGGCGTAGTGACCAAAAGGTCTTCTATGACTTTCTTTTCTGATGGAAAAAGTCATTACAGTCATCGTGTAAGAATCGTGTTGGCTGAAAAGGGTGTAGCGGTCGAAATCATTGACGTGGATCCGGACAATAAGCCTTCGGAGTTGTCAGATATTAATCCGTATAACGAATTGCCGACATTGGTGGATCGAGATCTGGTTTTATATGAACCCAATGTCATGATGGAGTATCTGGATGAACGTTTTCCTCATCCACCACTCTTGCCAGTGTATCCAGTAGCGCGTGCACAAAGCCGATTGCTGATGCATAGAATACAAAAGGACTGGTTGGTCTTGGCGGATCGGATTGAATTGGGGGCTCCCGGAGAGGATCTTGATAAGTTGCGCAGCGAGTTGAGTGAAAGTCTCGTCGCCGCTGCTCCGATTTTTCAGGAAAAGCCATTTTTCATGAGTGAAGAATTTACTATTGTGGATTGCTGTGTTGCGCCATTACTTTGGCGGCTCCCGGTTCTGGGGATTGAGCTTCCTGAGAAATCGTCGAAAGCGTTGACAAAGTATATGGATCGCTTGTTTGCCCGGGAGTCTTTTAAGGCAAGCTTGTCTGAAGCAGAGCAGGAAATGAGGGGCTAA
- a CDS encoding D-sedoheptulose-7-phosphate isomerase → MLSPIETIQRAELLIDEHLNAIAYSKELISAQIAQIAHSAAESLLDDGKIITCGNGSTALLSQLITSSLIDRFERERPGLPSICLANDFAFSSSLATENNFKDVFAKPIRAFAHENDLLIAFSQKGNCENIYHAIQAAHEKGMTVALFTSTQASGSLLQENLKESDYMLTVEHHTHNSRTTESLMLAINVLLDLVDCTIFGAPHD, encoded by the coding sequence TTGTTATCCCCCATAGAAACAATACAACGTGCGGAACTGCTAATCGACGAGCATTTGAATGCTATCGCCTATAGCAAAGAGCTGATATCGGCCCAAATTGCCCAAATTGCGCACAGCGCAGCAGAATCCCTGCTAGATGACGGGAAGATAATCACCTGTGGTAACGGCTCCACTGCACTCCTCTCACAACTCATCACCTCATCACTCATTGACCGGTTCGAAAGAGAACGCCCAGGACTACCATCGATTTGCCTGGCAAATGATTTCGCCTTTTCATCATCTCTCGCGACTGAAAATAACTTCAAAGATGTGTTCGCAAAACCGATCCGCGCCTTCGCTCACGAAAACGACCTGCTTATTGCATTTTCCCAGAAGGGTAATTGCGAGAACATCTATCACGCCATTCAGGCCGCTCACGAGAAAGGTATGACGGTGGCACTATTCACATCCACTCAAGCGAGTGGCAGCCTTTTACAAGAGAATCTAAAAGAGTCAGACTACATGCTGACGGTGGAACATCACACCCACAACTCCCGCACGACTGAATCATTAATGCTGGCAATTAATGTCTTGCTGGACTTGGTTGACTGCACTATCTTTGGAGCACCTCATGACTGA
- a CDS encoding cytochrome b, producing MQKLVEWIDARLPVVNAFEKHMSKYYAPKNFNMWYFFGSLSLLVLVNQLVTGIWLTMSYNPSAEGAFASIEYIMRDVEYGWLLRYLHSTGASAFFVVVYLHMFRGLMYGSYRKPRELVWIFGMTIYLCLMAEAFMGYLLPWGQMSYWGAQVIVSLFGAIPYVGEDLALWIRGDYLISGITLNRFFALHVVALPIVLLALVVLHLLALHEVGSNNPDGVEIKKNKDANGIPKDGIPFHPYYTVHDLVAVVVFLFVFCTVVFFFPEMNGFFIEKPNFEPANPLKTPEHIAPVWYFTPFYAMLRAVTYPLFGVDAKFWGVVVMGAAIAILFVLPWLDRSPVKSIRYKGLLSKLWLLVFAVSFVILGYLGALPSTPGRTVVAQITTTLYFLFFILMPWYTKIEKTKPVPERVTG from the coding sequence ATGCAAAAGCTTGTAGAGTGGATTGATGCTCGTTTACCTGTGGTAAATGCTTTTGAAAAGCACATGAGCAAGTATTATGCACCGAAGAACTTCAACATGTGGTATTTCTTCGGTTCATTGTCATTATTGGTTCTCGTGAACCAGCTGGTTACTGGTATTTGGTTGACCATGAGCTATAACCCTTCTGCGGAAGGTGCGTTTGCGTCAATCGAATACATTATGCGTGATGTTGAATATGGCTGGTTACTGCGATACTTGCATTCAACGGGTGCATCGGCGTTTTTTGTCGTCGTTTATCTGCATATGTTCAGAGGGTTAATGTACGGGTCTTACCGTAAGCCCCGTGAATTGGTGTGGATTTTCGGTATGACAATCTACCTGTGTCTGATGGCTGAGGCTTTCATGGGGTATCTGTTACCTTGGGGGCAGATGTCGTACTGGGGGGCTCAGGTAATTGTTTCACTGTTTGGGGCGATCCCGTATGTTGGTGAAGACTTGGCGCTTTGGATTCGTGGTGATTACCTGATTTCAGGTATAACCTTGAACCGATTTTTTGCGCTTCATGTTGTCGCTTTGCCAATTGTTCTGCTTGCATTGGTTGTGCTGCACCTTCTTGCATTGCACGAAGTTGGATCGAACAATCCAGACGGTGTTGAAATCAAGAAAAACAAGGATGCAAATGGCATTCCCAAAGACGGAATCCCGTTCCACCCATACTATACTGTACATGACTTGGTTGCTGTTGTTGTGTTCCTGTTTGTATTCTGTACTGTCGTTTTCTTCTTCCCGGAGATGAATGGCTTCTTCATTGAGAAACCAAACTTTGAACCGGCCAACCCACTGAAGACACCTGAGCACATTGCGCCTGTTTGGTACTTCACGCCATTCTATGCCATGCTTCGAGCGGTGACTTATCCACTGTTTGGTGTTGATGCCAAGTTCTGGGGGGTTGTGGTCATGGGGGCTGCCATTGCGATATTGTTTGTATTGCCGTGGTTAGATCGTAGCCCTGTGAAATCAATTCGCTATAAAGGTTTGCTCAGTAAACTCTGGTTGCTGGTGTTCGCGGTCAGCTTTGTAATTCTGGGTTATCTTGGGGCATTACCTTCAACGCCCGGCCGTACGGTTGTTGCCCAGATCACTACAACCTTATATTTCCTGTTTTTTATTTTGATGCCTTGGTACACCAAGATTGAGAAAACTAAACCGGTTCCAGAAAGGGTGACAGGATAA
- the mraZ gene encoding division/cell wall cluster transcriptional repressor MraZ gives MFQGSNLINLDAKGRIAIPTKVREQLAEKCDGRIVITANTQERCLKIFTFPQWEDIMHQLNKLPAFNRAAQRTKRIMIGYASEMEIDGNGRILLSQTLREYAGLEKKVMLVGQIDSLELWSEDAWNEWLNQPCEDEIPEEMNNLIF, from the coding sequence GTGTTTCAAGGCAGTAATCTCATCAATCTGGACGCAAAGGGTCGCATCGCGATTCCAACGAAAGTCCGGGAGCAATTGGCTGAAAAGTGCGATGGTCGCATTGTTATTACAGCCAATACGCAAGAGCGTTGCCTGAAAATTTTCACCTTTCCCCAGTGGGAAGACATTATGCACCAGCTTAATAAGCTTCCGGCATTCAATCGGGCTGCACAGCGGACTAAACGAATCATGATCGGCTACGCGAGTGAAATGGAAATAGACGGCAATGGCCGCATTCTGCTTTCGCAAACTTTGCGTGAGTATGCCGGACTCGAGAAAAAAGTGATGCTGGTTGGTCAGATTGACAGTCTTGAGCTTTGGAGTGAGGACGCTTGGAACGAATGGCTTAATCAGCCGTGTGAGGACGAAATCCCTGAAGAAATGAATAACCTGATCTTCTGA
- a CDS encoding cytochrome c1, whose product MKKFITALAFVFAPVLAMAAGGPGIPLDHMKPDLEDRASLQRGAALATNYCMGCHSFKFARYERVATDLGIPNDLYEKNLIFTGAKIGELMHISMDSADAKGWFGNPPPDLSLEARLRGTDWLYSYLRAFYVDDSRPYGVNNTIFPDVGMPHVLADLQGVCAEQPHFGVEPQYDPLSGRELTSSGCKEYAVKGSLSPEEYDKAMYDLVNFLAYMGEPSKLESHRLGKYVLAFLAFLFIFVYFLNREYWKDVH is encoded by the coding sequence ATGAAGAAATTTATTACAGCTTTAGCATTTGTCTTTGCCCCGGTTCTCGCAATGGCAGCGGGTGGGCCTGGTATACCTCTGGATCATATGAAACCTGATCTTGAAGATAGAGCGTCTTTGCAGCGTGGTGCGGCTTTAGCGACTAACTATTGCATGGGCTGTCACTCATTCAAGTTTGCCCGTTATGAGCGTGTTGCAACTGACTTGGGGATTCCGAATGATCTTTATGAGAAGAACCTGATTTTCACCGGCGCAAAAATTGGTGAGCTGATGCATATCTCGATGGATTCTGCGGATGCGAAAGGTTGGTTTGGTAATCCTCCGCCAGATTTGTCACTTGAAGCTCGCCTGCGCGGCACTGACTGGTTGTACTCGTACCTGAGAGCATTCTATGTTGATGACAGCAGACCATACGGAGTGAACAATACAATTTTCCCGGATGTGGGCATGCCGCATGTTCTTGCTGATTTGCAAGGTGTCTGTGCAGAGCAGCCTCACTTCGGTGTTGAGCCTCAGTATGATCCTCTTAGTGGCCGAGAGTTAACCAGTAGCGGTTGTAAAGAATACGCAGTAAAAGGTTCTTTATCTCCTGAAGAGTACGACAAGGCTATGTACGATTTGGTGAACTTCCTGGCATACATGGGCGAGCCTTCAAAACTTGAATCTCACCGTTTAGGTAAATACGTGTTGGCGTTTCTCGCCTTTTTATTCATCTTTGTGTATTTCTTGAATCGGGAATACTGGAAGGATGTTCATTAA